The Bacteroidota bacterium genome segment GGGCGAATTAACGGAACAATTCGATACCCTTACATTCCGGCAACAATCAATGTCAAATCCGTCGCGGTTGGTATCAACCCGGAGATTATCCAGGGTGAGGTTATCCACGCCCGTTAAGAGTATTGCAAAATGGCCGCCATGAAGAATGGATATATCCCTTATATTAACGTTTCGGCATAATTTTAATGCTATGGCCTTGTTTCCTCCGCCCTGCGGTTGTTTGGTGCTCCGGGTCATGCCCTTTCCCCAGATCAATCCCTGGCCAAGAATGGAAATATCATGAAGGTTTTCGCCATAAATCAAGCTGTTGTGCCAATGGCTATGGCCGAAATCCTGGTATGCTTCAAATTCATTGGGCTCCGGCTGGTCATAACCGGCCCCATTCTTAGGTTCAGCAGCCAGAATTGTGGCTCCCTGGTCAAGATAGAGAGATATATTACTTTTTAAATGAATTGTATAACTGGCATAGGTACCGGCAGGGAAAAAGACCGTGCCTCCGCCATCCTGAGCAGCAGCCTCAATGGCTTTGTCAATGGCTTCCCCGTCTATCGCTTTCCCATCACCTTTAGCGCCAAAATCCCTGACGTTAAAAACTTTTTGTGCTGAAACCCCTATATTCAATGAAAGGAGTAAAAGTAAAACTAACCTGACAGGTTGAAAATATTTAGTCATTGTAAACTAATGATTATTAGCTAAATATAAAATGATATTAAATTTAATCCCGGGAATGTTATTATTTACCCGACTTTGCAACAGCCTGTTTCCCTGCTTCCCTTGGATAATAATGATTTACAGGTTGAACAACAATTTTAGCAGTACCGCCAGAAGTCAGGTTTGCAGTAAAAAGGGCCATCACTTCATTTTTCTCGTTTATAAATACAAAAGGCCTTTCCCTGCGCTCAAATTTCTCTGTGGAGCCATCATCATAAATAACAGGTTCTGCCCTGTTAAAAACCGGTTGGGAAGAAACAAGATGATAATGAATTCCATCCCTGGAATAATACTGTGCGCCAGCTTTGAAAATGCCCGTAGCTTTAGCCTTCCAATCATTGCAAATCACATTGTACTGATTATTGGCCCACCAGAGGGTAGGATCTTCCAGTTCGCAATTATCCGGCAGGAGATTGTCCCCGTTTGCAACCATAGTGTAAGGGCCTTTGTAGGAAGGGGCAGTGCAGGCAACACCCCGGTTTACTTTATTAGCATCGCCCAAGCGCCCGAAAACATATATACTGCCATCAGCTCTTACCAGGGGGGCCGGATTACTGAAATGAATAACAGGCTTATCTGTCCTTATCCACGGGCCAGTAATTGAATCAGCTTCAGCATAACCGGTTTGATTGGCCGAATTAATATAGAAAAGTAAATATTTTGAGCCGTCCTTAATGATTTTGACGTTGTGTACACGGGAATTATCCCAGGAATCCGGCCTTTTCTGCAAAACGATTTCCTGAAAAGTATAAGGTCCATACAAATTATCGGATGTAGCCCTCACGCATTCCGAGTATTTTGTCCAGCCGCCCATGCCATATTTTGCAGGCCAACGGGAAGCAAACATGTGGTAGGTTTTCCCTACTTTAATCACCGATGGGCACCATAAAATATAATCCTCCATCGCAAAGCCCCCGTTTTTTACGGCAGGCTGTATATATTTTTTAATATTCTCAAACTGCTGGGCTTCAGTAATGGGGGATATTAAAATCAATAAAATAGCAATTTGTAATATTCTGTAAAAAGAATTCATGCCAATCCCAAGTTTCGTATTTGATTGAAATATAATAGTTAAGACTTAATAATAGAGGGAAGTAAGCCCCCATGATTTTTGTATCAGGTTAGAGATCAAAAACCATGGGTGGTTCATAGACATACTACTTCCCTATCACATAAACTTAATCCAACTCTCCAGTTTTCATTTTACCATTAATTTCAGAGGATACAGCATTTTTGATTTTACCTTTTACCTCCACTTTGATAACAGATGCAATGTTATCCGGCGCCTGAAGGGGCAATGAAATACTCAGCCCGTCATTGGTTAAAGATGTTTTCAGCAATTTGCCGTTAGCCAGAAATTTTGCGGAAATCACCTGATTCTTCAATCCGGGAACTATTAATTTCCCCTCCTTTGGCCATTCAAACACTGAAAGATAAAGGGTAGTCACACTTTGGCCGTCTTTCCGGGTACAACGGCCCCAAGACAACGGCTGCAAAGGGCTTGACTGTGTGGCGTAAATGGCTTCCCCGTTTACCTTCATCCACTTTCCAATCTCTGCAAGCCTTTGGATACTTTCTTCCGGAAATTCTCCATCAGATTTAGGCCCAATATTCAAAAGATAATTTCCCCCCTTGGATGCAATATCGATCAGGTTGCGGACCAGCATTTCCGTACTTTTCCAGTTATGGTCATAACTTTTAAATCCCCAGCTGCCATTCATGGTCATGCAGGTTTCCCAATACTTTCCGTCCAATTCTTTAAGATCAGGAATTTTCTGTTCCGGAGTCTTGGTATCTCCTGGGAAATTAGGATGTTTCAGACGGTCATTGGTGATAATACCGGGTTGAATTTTCAAAACAGCCTGCAATTTCTGGGCATACTCATCAGTCATATTGGTAGGAGTATCCCACCAAAGCACGGATACCTTTCCGTAATTGCTCAGCAATTCCTTTACCTGGGGAACAGCAACCTTATCGATATAATCGGACATGGAAGCAGTTGTTTGCGCCGGATCCCAATGTCCGTTATGCTCTTTGGTATAAGCATCAATTTTTGCAGAATCAGGATTAAGCCAACCCTCCGTAGCCACCTTTCTGGAAGCAGCGCCACCCGGGTTATTCCAATCCTGGGCCTGCGAATAATAAAAGCCAAGTTTGATCCCGTACTTTTTACAAGCTGCAGCTAATGGTTTGAGGACATCTTTGCCGTATGGCGTAGCATCCACGATATTCCACTTGCTGGCACCCGTCTTAAACATGGCAAAGCCGTCGTGATGTTTTGCAGTGATGATAATATACTTCATCCCTGCCTCTTTCGCCATTCTAACCCATGCATCAGCATCGTACTTAACAGGATTAAACTCTTTGGCATATTGTTGATATTCATTTACAGGGATTTTAGAACGGTTCATGATCCATTCTGCACCTCCATGGCGCATTTCATGCCCTTTATAAACCCCGCCGGGGACTGAATATACGCCCCAATGGATAAACATGCCAAAACGGGCTTCACTCCACCATTTCATACGTTCCTTCTGTGAAACGGCTTTCTGCGACCAGCTGAACTGGCTCAAACCCACAGCCAAAACAAAAAGTAAAAAAGACTTTTTCATTTAATAATCAGTTAATTAGTAATCAGTTAATTAGTAATCAGTTTTTAATAATCCATCATAAGAATTAAGGATTCCTCAAGCTTTTGATCCATTCACTAAAAAATGTACAATCCGGCAAGTATGTCCATTGCTTTCCGGATTCTTATCCTGCGAAATCCTTATTTTAATTGAATGTTTCCCTTTTGAAAGTTCGTTGTCCAGGACATAATACCAGGGAATATGAAGCTGTTTGCTCCATTTTGTAAATAAATCCTGCTTTTTGTAAGGCTTATTATCAATGCTGTACTCAATTATGCCGGCATCCTGTCCGGCAGCCACGCAAATTCCTACAGCAGTCCCTTTAAAAGAAAATTCCAACTCGGCTCCGGGTGTTTCAGCGATCAGCATAGGCACATTTGAAAATCCCCTGCGTGAGCCTGTTCCATCCGTTGGTTTCCAATTATCCACCAATTTCCAGTCCCTGATATTTTTAACCTGATGGATATCCAAATAAATACCACGGTCATAACTAAACTTATCCAGCTCTTTGGGAAGAGGATAATTCCTGACCGGTTGCAAGGTATCGCAGTTTTTCCAGCAAGCTTCTAGCAAGCCACGAATTGACTGGTAATAAATTTCCTGTCCATAAGGAGAAGGATGAAGGTTCTTGAAATCATCATTCCACGTAAATTCCCCAGCCCGGATACGGTCAGTCACTTCTTTGGCCAGATTGACAGAGGGCAGGTTATACCGTAGGGCAACCGTATCATGGGTTCTAATTTCAGAGGGAACTATGCCCTGATTGTAGGCAGCAATTTTATCGGGATCGACGAAATACATCAACACAATATCCATCCTAGGATTAACCTGGCGGGCATGACGGACAATACCTTCCATCCCCCGGATTTTCGCCTTGTCATCAAAGCCGTTAACATTATCATTTACTGAAGCTTCTTCAAAAAGCAGATCGATCTGTCCCTTTGAAAGAACATCATTCTCTAAACGGAAAGCTCCGGGAGTACTGCCAGTAGAACCTATCCCTGCAGGAATAAATTCAAACTTAGTATCTGGAAAACGTTCTGTAAGATAACGGCAGATCTTATCCCTCCAACCCGGATTTTCAGTGATTGATCCGCCAAGAAAAGCAACCCTTCCTTTTTTCTCCTTTTGAAAACGGATAAAGCAGTTATTTAAACCTCCTCGGATGGAATGAAACAAAGCAGCATCAAGGGTATGCTTTACAGGCAGTGAATTTGAAGTGATAAAATCAGCCAGTCTGTTTACATTCTCGATTTCGAAATGATGACCGCCAAGTTCTTTCTTTCCTCGGGTCATAGGGACAATTGTGGCAATTCCCCCCAGGCGAGTATAATTATTGACCAGCAAAAAAGTATTTTCTTCTGGAGGAACCACACTATCCTGCAACCCAATTACATGCATGACCGGCACTTTGTATGAAGCCAGTTGTTGCAAATTATCAAGAGGATTATCTTTATAAGCCAAAGCTGCTTCTTCGGTAAAACCATAACATTTTAACAAAAGGTTCCAATCACCGGCACTGCCCCTAGACTTTCCTTTACCGCCGGGCCAGCTCTTAAAGTCACAAACTGGAGCCTCAGCATAAATACAGGCGACCTTCGAGGGATTCCGCTTTGCCCAGCCATAGACATACAATCCACCGCGGCTGACCCCTTCCAGGGCAACTTTAGGGGCAAAACCCTTTTGTGTTACCAAATAATCATAAAACATGTCCCATATCCTCATGGCAGCAGGAGAAGCGTACATATCGTTGGTATTGATGTATGCGATGAAAAATCCCCTGGATAATAAAACAGAGTCCATCGTTGCATGCCAGCCAGGAAAATGAGCCCTCCAGACCCAGGGATTTCCTTCAGCAGGTTGGGCTGGTTTCACATACCAAGCTGCCCTCCCGTTAAAATTGAACTTTACTCTTTCAAATCCGTACCATTTCCCAGATTGAACATTTGTGATAACCTGAGCCTGAATGGTTATGATCAGGCATAAACAAAAGACAAAGAAGAACGTTAACTTTTTCATTTGTGAATTTTTATTTTTCCTTATTTGATTAATGAATTATTTTTTTCAAATCTAACAAGGTTTTCAGATTATCTTATCTTATTTTCCGTAAACTTACCAGAACTACCCCATGCTCTGGGACATCTGCCTTAAATTCATCTTTGAATGTGCCCAGATCCTTTTGTTTCCACAAGTCACGCACAATATA includes the following:
- a CDS encoding alpha-L-fucosidase, translating into MKKSFLLFVLAVGLSQFSWSQKAVSQKERMKWWSEARFGMFIHWGVYSVPGGVYKGHEMRHGGAEWIMNRSKIPVNEYQQYAKEFNPVKYDADAWVRMAKEAGMKYIIITAKHHDGFAMFKTGASKWNIVDATPYGKDVLKPLAAACKKYGIKLGFYYSQAQDWNNPGGAASRKVATEGWLNPDSAKIDAYTKEHNGHWDPAQTTASMSDYIDKVAVPQVKELLSNYGKVSVLWWDTPTNMTDEYAQKLQAVLKIQPGIITNDRLKHPNFPGDTKTPEQKIPDLKELDGKYWETCMTMNGSWGFKSYDHNWKSTEMLVRNLIDIASKGGNYLLNIGPKSDGEFPEESIQRLAEIGKWMKVNGEAIYATQSSPLQPLSWGRCTRKDGQSVTTLYLSVFEWPKEGKLIVPGLKNQVISAKFLANGKLLKTSLTNDGLSISLPLQAPDNIASVIKVEVKGKIKNAVSSEINGKMKTGELD
- a CDS encoding glycoside hydrolase family protein, with protein sequence MILISPITEAQQFENIKKYIQPAVKNGGFAMEDYILWCPSVIKVGKTYHMFASRWPAKYGMGGWTKYSECVRATSDNLYGPYTFQEIVLQKRPDSWDNSRVHNVKIIKDGSKYLLFYINSANQTGYAEADSITGPWIRTDKPVIHFSNPAPLVRADGSIYVFGRLGDANKVNRGVACTAPSYKGPYTMVANGDNLLPDNCELEDPTLWWANNQYNVICNDWKAKATGIFKAGAQYYSRDGIHYHLVSSQPVFNRAEPVIYDDGSTEKFERRERPFVFINEKNEVMALFTANLTSGGTAKIVVQPVNHYYPREAGKQAVAKSGK
- a CDS encoding GDSL-type esterase/lipase family protein — its product is MKKLTFFFVFCLCLIITIQAQVITNVQSGKWYGFERVKFNFNGRAAWYVKPAQPAEGNPWVWRAHFPGWHATMDSVLLSRGFFIAYINTNDMYASPAAMRIWDMFYDYLVTQKGFAPKVALEGVSRGGLYVYGWAKRNPSKVACIYAEAPVCDFKSWPGGKGKSRGSAGDWNLLLKCYGFTEEAALAYKDNPLDNLQQLASYKVPVMHVIGLQDSVVPPEENTFLLVNNYTRLGGIATIVPMTRGKKELGGHHFEIENVNRLADFITSNSLPVKHTLDAALFHSIRGGLNNCFIRFQKEKKGRVAFLGGSITENPGWRDKICRYLTERFPDTKFEFIPAGIGSTGSTPGAFRLENDVLSKGQIDLLFEEASVNDNVNGFDDKAKIRGMEGIVRHARQVNPRMDIVLMYFVDPDKIAAYNQGIVPSEIRTHDTVALRYNLPSVNLAKEVTDRIRAGEFTWNDDFKNLHPSPYGQEIYYQSIRGLLEACWKNCDTLQPVRNYPLPKELDKFSYDRGIYLDIHQVKNIRDWKLVDNWKPTDGTGSRRGFSNVPMLIAETPGAELEFSFKGTAVGICVAAGQDAGIIEYSIDNKPYKKQDLFTKWSKQLHIPWYYVLDNELSKGKHSIKIRISQDKNPESNGHTCRIVHFLVNGSKA